A single window of Leptospira kanakyensis DNA harbors:
- a CDS encoding SDR family NAD(P)-dependent oxidoreductase produces the protein MKKDFWNDRVVVITGATSGIGKALYEELAVYPCELVLVARRAAEITEPKNKHEGTVIHRVACDLSDPTSVLDAIEWIGKQVPKIDVLFNNAGITAHGRFDSLSMDVYRKTFATNFFGPIQFIRGLLPLLLSAKGNIVTTSTVSALYGVPGRAAYSASKSALHAALESLRIETLKDGLGVSLVCVPYTDTGLRTSGLDASGGVLSEAPAKGKRKTAKEVAHVLMSVAKDKEARLVTFNLSGKFLEWMRFFSPKFLEKILYKKLYEDFKSH, from the coding sequence ATGAAAAAAGATTTTTGGAACGATAGGGTGGTAGTGATCACCGGAGCCACAAGTGGGATTGGGAAAGCATTGTATGAAGAACTCGCTGTTTATCCCTGCGAACTTGTCCTTGTGGCAAGAAGGGCCGCCGAAATTACTGAACCCAAAAACAAACACGAAGGCACAGTCATTCACCGTGTGGCTTGTGATTTGTCCGATCCTACTTCTGTATTGGATGCCATAGAGTGGATTGGAAAACAGGTTCCTAAAATTGATGTTTTGTTTAATAACGCAGGAATCACAGCTCATGGTCGTTTTGATTCCCTTTCGATGGATGTGTATCGGAAAACCTTCGCCACGAATTTTTTTGGACCCATCCAATTCATCCGTGGACTTTTGCCCCTTCTTCTAAGTGCCAAAGGAAATATTGTTACTACATCTACTGTATCCGCTCTCTATGGAGTGCCTGGGCGTGCGGCATATTCGGCATCCAAGTCTGCTCTACATGCGGCGCTCGAATCCCTTCGGATTGAAACTTTGAAGGATGGCCTTGGTGTTTCTCTCGTCTGTGTTCCTTATACGGACACAGGTTTGCGAACTTCAGGTCTTGATGCCAGTGGAGGAGTTTTATCGGAAGCACCTGCCAAGGGAAAACGAAAGACAGCCAAAGAAGTGGCTCATGTTTTGATGTCGGTAGCCAAAGACAAAGAAGCAAGGCTTGTGACATTCAATCTGTCCGGAAAATTTTTGGAATGGATGCGATTTTTCTCCCCAAAATTTTTAGAAAAAATTCTTTATAAAAAACTTTATGAGGACTTCAAATCTCACTGA
- a CDS encoding DUF883 family protein — MEEVKKDKSLIDEIKLYEKKAKEIEQRAKEKYMEQVSDIKQKLGKASEEASIKAKEVIDNVGSYVKEHPQKAAVIGFGVGLGLGLALGWFFKKK; from the coding sequence ATGGAAGAAGTGAAAAAAGACAAATCCCTCATCGACGAAATTAAGTTGTATGAGAAAAAAGCCAAAGAAATTGAACAAAGAGCCAAGGAGAAGTATATGGAACAAGTAAGCGACATCAAACAAAAGTTAGGTAAAGCAAGTGAAGAGGCTTCTATCAAAGCAAAAGAAGTCATAGACAATGTAGGATCTTACGTAAAAGAACACCCACAAAAAGCAGCCGTCATTGGATTTGGTGTAGGCCTTGGGTTAGGACTTGCGCTTGGTTGGTTTTTTAAGAAGAAATAA
- a CDS encoding ZIP family metal transporter has product MLDFILSLHPVVLALLATGFTWFCTAFGAGFVFFFRTVPRPVFNAMLGFASGIMIAASFWSLLLPSIELSERAGNPAWFHVSLGFLSGGLSLYLLHKLLPHLHVGLEENRLEGGRSSFQRSLLLVLAITLHNIPEGLAVGVAFGALGDGFTYEALMAAVVVAFGIGIQNIPEGAAVSIPLLREGFSTRKSFWYGQLSGFVEPIGGLFGAALVFYVESLLPFALSFAAGAMIFVVVEELIPESHTGKETEMSTLGAMIGFVLMMALDVGLG; this is encoded by the coding sequence ATGTTAGATTTTATTTTATCACTACATCCAGTGGTATTGGCACTTCTTGCCACTGGGTTTACTTGGTTTTGTACAGCCTTCGGTGCCGGTTTTGTTTTTTTCTTTCGAACCGTACCAAGGCCTGTGTTCAATGCAATGCTCGGTTTTGCTTCGGGGATTATGATTGCTGCCAGTTTCTGGTCTCTTCTTTTACCCTCGATTGAACTTTCAGAAAGAGCCGGAAATCCCGCTTGGTTTCATGTGAGTCTTGGATTTTTATCCGGTGGTTTGTCTTTATATCTTTTACATAAACTTCTTCCCCATTTGCATGTAGGTTTGGAGGAAAATCGTTTGGAGGGGGGAAGGTCTTCTTTCCAAAGGAGTTTACTTCTTGTTCTTGCTATTACCTTACACAATATACCAGAAGGTTTGGCAGTAGGCGTCGCCTTTGGAGCGCTTGGTGACGGGTTTACTTATGAAGCTCTTATGGCTGCGGTTGTAGTTGCTTTTGGGATTGGAATCCAAAACATCCCCGAAGGTGCCGCTGTATCCATTCCTTTGTTAAGGGAGGGTTTTTCGACACGGAAAAGTTTTTGGTATGGACAACTCTCTGGATTTGTAGAACCTATCGGAGGGTTATTCGGAGCGGCTCTTGTTTTTTATGTAGAAAGTTTGTTACCTTTTGCTCTGTCTTTTGCGGCAGGGGCGATGATCTTTGTGGTTGTAGAAGAACTCATTCCAGAATCACATACAGGAAAAGAAACAGAAATGTCCACTCTCGGTGCTATGATTGGTTTTGTTCTTATGATGGCATTGGATGTGGGTCTTGGATGA
- a CDS encoding response regulator transcription factor, producing MKNILVIEDDPDIGNLIRKSLDSAHYTTSVFENGEDGLKFYKSNHPDLVILDLSLPDIDGMEICRSIRKADESTPIFILSARTEEIDRIMGLELGADDYITKPFSVRELKTRVDVFFRRWDKKIGIKPNVGQAGEIIRGALKIDSIRRRVTLNENIINISRKEFDILQLLAGSPGKVFSREMILESVWGVEWDGFERMIDSHIKRIRSKLEKNSAQPEWIETIWGIGYRFTDNFENIVVPD from the coding sequence ATGAAAAATATTTTGGTAATTGAGGACGATCCGGATATCGGGAACCTAATCCGGAAATCTCTCGATTCTGCTCACTACACAACCTCCGTTTTTGAAAATGGCGAAGACGGTTTGAAATTTTACAAATCCAATCATCCTGATTTAGTGATTCTGGATCTCTCCTTACCGGACATTGATGGTATGGAAATTTGCCGTAGCATCCGTAAAGCCGATGAAAGTACTCCAATTTTTATTCTTTCCGCAAGGACAGAGGAAATTGATCGCATCATGGGACTTGAGTTAGGTGCTGATGATTACATCACAAAACCATTTTCAGTTCGCGAACTCAAAACACGTGTGGATGTATTCTTTCGTAGATGGGATAAAAAAATTGGGATCAAACCCAATGTGGGACAAGCCGGAGAAATCATCCGTGGTGCTCTGAAAATTGATTCCATCCGTCGTCGTGTCACTCTGAACGAAAACATCATCAATATTTCCAGAAAGGAATTTGATATTTTACAACTCTTAGCCGGTTCACCAGGGAAAGTTTTTTCTCGCGAAATGATTTTGGAATCAGTTTGGGGAGTGGAATGGGATGGATTCGAAAGGATGATCGATAGTCATATCAAACGCATTCGTTCTAAACTAGAAAAAAACTCCGCACAACCAGAATGGATTGAAACCATTTGGGGAATCGGATATCGTTTCACAGACAATTTTGAAAACATAGTAGTCCCAGACTAA
- a CDS encoding DUF4279 domain-containing protein → MESGTQREAKSWAMFAISGPRLRPLEVTEKLGIQPDYYHGGDVKDIENMTIPSHWQLNSKLGPESPVLDHIWDLLKTLAPVRKNLKEFTESYESTIYASVEFASEFTKGVILDKRTMLLLGEMGVNLEIIPWELDETP, encoded by the coding sequence ATGGAATCAGGAACGCAAAGAGAAGCAAAATCGTGGGCGATGTTCGCCATCTCCGGACCAAGATTACGACCGTTGGAAGTCACAGAGAAATTAGGCATCCAACCGGATTATTACCACGGTGGGGATGTAAAAGACATCGAAAATATGACAATTCCAAGTCATTGGCAGCTCAATTCTAAATTGGGACCAGAATCTCCAGTCCTAGATCATATTTGGGATCTCTTAAAAACCTTAGCACCTGTTCGTAAAAACCTAAAAGAATTCACCGAAAGTTACGAATCCACGATTTATGCCTCCGTGGAGTTTGCATCTGAGTTCACAAAAGGTGTGATTCTGGACAAAAGGACTATGCTTTTGTTAGGTGAAATGGGTGTGAATTTAGAAATTATTCCCTGGGAACTCGATGAGACTCCCTAA
- a CDS encoding alginate export family protein has translation MQKRRLSTTLLSFYLFISYGLFGQTTTPTPETPSLSPNTNSTTQTIQEAPKPVTPPTWSDGFSAGAMVRVRPEMKYNFDFNRTTNDNVDFTGQKIQFWVQKEFTKDVVAKITFQDSRLWGAEKGSLTGLSTANDGTRQSTDVREAYIEVKNNLGLPLHIQAGRQILRYGDERLVGSLDWTNVGRSFDGLRLKWDDKYISSHLFVTSVSERHSDITGNTTAFGVKTQYNTYMDCPYNGTKACTPKLDAQRQELGDSYFTGFFNTLKPSDYFHIDLYYLGLQKEYLRTNQSLILTTGETGTPESRAGRWDILHTYGIRVTNKTQAGKKSLQTFDYSFEYVVQTGTTGKSIRPRWDDHRTEVTLVDPLTNTNYKHSLYAERERYKTYAFGADFGYTINKLRVGVAYDVGSGDPNRTDGSVASFQNLFHTNHLFYGMADQVSWVNMKSKSVNISYNLGAYGSFRMDYFAIEKHKLQDSWYDIAGVAKSGASTESITNNQYDVSQVLTENGTGNNRPVSMLGKSLFRELDFKYNVPYQNLILECGYSLIYAGDAIQNKVNDRTVSSQVYTNQFSKNAQFAYLMVTAQF, from the coding sequence ATGCAGAAGCGAAGATTATCAACCACCCTACTTTCTTTTTATCTGTTCATTAGTTATGGGCTCTTTGGACAAACGACAACACCAACTCCAGAAACTCCGAGCTTATCACCAAACACAAACTCTACGACCCAAACCATACAAGAAGCGCCGAAGCCGGTGACTCCACCAACTTGGTCTGATGGATTCAGTGCCGGGGCTATGGTTCGTGTCCGTCCAGAAATGAAATATAACTTTGATTTCAATCGAACTACCAATGACAATGTCGATTTTACAGGCCAAAAGATACAATTTTGGGTTCAAAAAGAATTCACAAAAGATGTGGTCGCTAAAATTACCTTCCAAGATTCACGACTCTGGGGAGCCGAAAAAGGTTCCCTAACAGGGTTATCAACCGCCAATGACGGAACTAGACAAAGTACAGATGTTCGCGAGGCTTATATTGAAGTAAAAAATAATTTAGGCCTTCCACTACATATCCAAGCAGGTCGTCAAATTTTAAGATATGGTGACGAACGGTTGGTGGGATCTTTAGATTGGACAAATGTAGGCCGAAGTTTTGATGGACTCAGATTGAAATGGGATGATAAATACATCTCTTCTCATTTGTTTGTAACATCAGTCAGCGAACGTCACTCCGATATAACAGGGAACACAACGGCCTTTGGTGTCAAAACACAATATAATACTTATATGGATTGTCCTTATAATGGAACAAAAGCCTGTACACCTAAATTAGATGCCCAAAGACAAGAGTTAGGTGATTCTTATTTCACAGGATTTTTTAATACACTCAAACCCTCCGACTACTTTCACATTGATTTGTATTATTTAGGTTTGCAAAAGGAATACTTACGAACCAACCAATCTCTCATCCTCACCACAGGGGAAACAGGAACACCCGAATCCCGAGCCGGTAGATGGGACATACTCCATACCTATGGGATTCGAGTAACGAACAAAACACAAGCTGGGAAAAAATCTCTCCAAACTTTTGATTATTCCTTTGAATATGTTGTACAAACAGGAACTACAGGAAAATCCATCAGACCAAGATGGGATGACCACCGAACTGAAGTTACGTTAGTTGATCCATTAACTAATACAAACTATAAACATAGTCTTTATGCCGAAAGAGAAAGATACAAAACTTACGCCTTCGGTGCTGATTTCGGTTACACAATTAATAAATTACGAGTCGGTGTTGCTTATGATGTGGGGAGTGGAGATCCTAATCGCACAGACGGATCCGTTGCTAGTTTCCAAAATTTATTCCACACCAACCATTTGTTTTATGGGATGGCCGACCAAGTAAGTTGGGTCAATATGAAATCAAAATCAGTAAACATCAGTTACAACCTGGGAGCTTACGGATCATTTCGTATGGATTATTTTGCCATCGAAAAACACAAACTCCAAGACAGTTGGTATGACATTGCTGGTGTTGCTAAATCAGGAGCCAGCACCGAATCCATAACAAACAACCAGTATGATGTGAGCCAAGTGTTAACAGAAAATGGAACGGGAAACAATCGTCCGGTTTCCATGCTTGGGAAAAGTTTATTTCGTGAATTAGATTTTAAATACAATGTCCCCTACCAAAATTTAATTTTAGAATGTGGGTATAGTTTGATTTATGCGGGAGATGCCATCCAAAACAAGGTGAACGACCGCACCGTAAGCTCCCAAGTTTATACAAACCAATTTTCAAAAAATGCTCAGTTTGCTTACCTTATGGTAACGGCTCAGTTCTAA
- a CDS encoding amino acid--tRNA ligase-related protein yields MISLSKDTVIFRSQVFKMVREILFRNEFLEVDTPTLKPIVGMEPYLDPFEVRSPSGREKGYLITSPEYSLKQMMAKGLDRIFELAHTFRSGEMGSGFHSKEFLMLELYAKGMDDVVLRHFIEKFLRELIHIFGRKEDQTKLANPQWIRHLSVEEAFLQNVGHGFSKEDLLKTITTKKLTSSPVFELTQWQYEDLFFLVFLNLVEPKLGEGIVFLYDYPPECAALAKIVDGVAKRFEIYWDGLELANAFYELSDVEEQKKRFLEEQELRAKLGKEVFPMDEDFLLSLENGFPSCAGISIGMDRLLLKLSGKHGLSEISPYWIEV; encoded by the coding sequence ATGATTTCTCTCTCAAAAGATACAGTTATTTTTCGATCTCAAGTTTTTAAGATGGTTCGTGAGATTCTATTTAGAAATGAATTTTTGGAGGTAGATACGCCGACACTCAAACCCATCGTGGGAATGGAACCATATCTTGATCCCTTTGAAGTCCGTTCGCCGAGTGGGCGTGAGAAAGGATATCTCATCACCTCTCCCGAATACAGTTTGAAACAAATGATGGCAAAGGGGTTGGATCGTATCTTTGAACTGGCTCATACTTTCCGCTCCGGTGAGATGGGAAGTGGGTTCCATTCCAAAGAATTTTTGATGTTAGAACTTTATGCCAAGGGAATGGATGATGTAGTGCTCAGACATTTTATTGAAAAATTCTTAAGGGAATTGATCCATATATTTGGAAGGAAAGAAGACCAAACGAAGTTGGCCAACCCCCAATGGATTCGTCATCTTTCTGTGGAAGAGGCTTTTTTACAAAATGTCGGACATGGATTTTCGAAGGAAGATTTATTAAAAACCATTACGACTAAAAAACTAACTTCTTCACCAGTTTTCGAACTTACCCAGTGGCAATACGAGGATCTTTTCTTTTTGGTTTTTTTGAATCTAGTAGAGCCGAAGTTAGGTGAAGGGATTGTTTTTTTATACGACTATCCGCCTGAATGTGCCGCACTTGCTAAAATTGTAGATGGAGTTGCCAAAAGGTTTGAGATTTATTGGGACGGACTAGAGCTTGCCAATGCTTTTTATGAACTGAGTGACGTAGAAGAACAAAAAAAACGGTTTTTAGAAGAACAAGAGTTACGTGCCAAACTGGGAAAAGAAGTGTTTCCAATGGATGAAGATTTCCTTTTGTCTTTAGAAAATGGATTTCCAAGTTGTGCCGGAATTTCCATTGGAATGGATCGGCTTCTTTTGAAATTATCTGGTAAACACGGACTAAGTGAGATTAGTCCGTATTGGATAGAAGTATAG
- a CDS encoding ankyrin repeat domain-containing protein, whose protein sequence is MKLRFSLSLVFVLFVIFFVNCFAYHIKNGNVGPVASALDKGQDINEKNEEGNTPLMLASRYKQHEMMKLLLSRGAKINETNLKGETALTLSTSRLDLVGVKILLEHGANPNIIKSNGDSALHSATISGNEEIAFLLIKHGADVRGTQQSQANLLYWASHSCSLKLVTYYLGKNINPEWKYLYGATPIMTVCATYKDAKEAVNPEKIVKILIEHKANVNARSDAGTTPLHAAASDPNFFQAKALIENGAEVNALDNLGETPLMKSVGSGFTYYVEVRVIKLLLLNGADKTVKDNLGKTAYDHAVKNRLPKEYLDLVR, encoded by the coding sequence ATGAAATTAAGATTTTCTTTGTCTTTAGTATTTGTTTTGTTTGTTATTTTTTTCGTTAATTGTTTCGCATACCATATTAAAAATGGGAATGTTGGTCCAGTTGCTTCGGCCCTTGACAAAGGCCAAGACATTAACGAAAAAAATGAGGAAGGAAACACTCCTTTAATGTTAGCATCTCGTTACAAACAACATGAAATGATGAAGTTGTTGCTTAGTCGCGGTGCAAAAATTAATGAAACAAATTTGAAAGGAGAGACTGCTCTAACGTTATCGACTTCTCGGTTAGACCTTGTAGGAGTGAAAATTTTACTCGAACATGGAGCCAACCCAAATATCATAAAATCTAACGGTGACTCCGCCCTACATTCTGCGACAATTTCTGGGAATGAGGAAATCGCATTCCTTTTGATCAAACACGGTGCTGACGTCAGGGGAACTCAGCAATCGCAAGCCAACCTATTGTACTGGGCATCCCATTCTTGTTCCTTAAAACTAGTTACGTATTATTTAGGTAAAAACATTAACCCGGAATGGAAATATCTTTATGGTGCTACTCCAATCATGACAGTTTGTGCTACCTACAAAGATGCCAAAGAGGCTGTGAATCCCGAAAAAATTGTAAAAATATTAATTGAACATAAGGCAAATGTAAATGCAAGATCGGATGCGGGTACAACTCCTTTACACGCTGCGGCTTCAGACCCAAATTTTTTTCAGGCCAAGGCATTGATCGAAAACGGAGCCGAAGTGAATGCACTTGATAATCTAGGAGAAACTCCCCTAATGAAAAGTGTGGGTAGCGGTTTTACATATTATGTTGAGGTAAGAGTGATCAAGCTGCTTCTTTTGAATGGTGCAGACAAAACAGTCAAAGATAATTTGGGGAAAACCGCTTATGATCATGCTGTCAAAAATCGATTACCAAAAGAGTATTTAGATTTAGTCCGCTGA
- a CDS encoding BtrH N-terminal domain-containing protein: MYHLYLYEMILNQISPFVGVHCETTTTGTLLKHIGIELSEPMLFGIGEGLSFIFWNMKSMDFPFIGGRIKPDQLTTNIAKNLNLKLEIQETTSKSKAWSSVQNLIDSGIPVGLKLDCFHLEYFSKPFHFAGHYAALYGYDESNVYLVDTKQQGTKVHTSLKSLELARSEKGPMASKNLFYTIGLGKKQTNLTKVVRLAAKNNAREYLSPPITNVSFQGIRKLASYLEKWFHSSKDIQRDFGTTAMMMEKAGTGGAIFRNLYRDFLLESYELTKDPIFKNTHLQFKEVANHWTEIISLFDSLGKKGDERLLSEIKNLLHTIADLEFSAMSDLLKLKEV; the protein is encoded by the coding sequence TTGTATCATTTATATTTATACGAAATGATTTTAAATCAAATTTCACCTTTTGTGGGAGTTCATTGTGAAACCACGACCACTGGAACTTTGTTGAAACATATTGGAATCGAACTTTCCGAACCAATGTTATTTGGCATTGGGGAAGGTCTTAGTTTTATATTTTGGAATATGAAATCTATGGACTTTCCTTTTATTGGTGGACGGATTAAGCCAGACCAACTAACGACTAATATTGCTAAAAACCTAAATTTAAAACTGGAAATTCAGGAAACAACTTCAAAGTCCAAGGCTTGGTCATCAGTTCAAAATTTGATAGATTCAGGAATACCTGTTGGTCTGAAATTGGATTGTTTTCATTTGGAATATTTTTCTAAACCTTTTCACTTTGCGGGTCATTATGCGGCCCTATATGGATACGATGAATCAAATGTTTATTTGGTGGATACAAAACAACAAGGAACGAAGGTTCATACCTCTTTAAAAAGTTTGGAATTGGCTAGGAGTGAAAAAGGTCCCATGGCTTCCAAAAATCTTTTTTACACAATTGGCCTGGGTAAAAAACAAACGAACTTAACAAAAGTAGTGAGGTTGGCTGCAAAAAATAATGCACGTGAATACCTCAGTCCTCCCATTACAAATGTTTCATTTCAAGGGATTCGAAAACTTGCATCGTATTTGGAGAAGTGGTTTCATTCTTCGAAGGATATCCAAAGAGATTTTGGAACTACGGCAATGATGATGGAAAAGGCAGGGACGGGTGGTGCCATTTTTCGGAATTTGTATAGAGATTTCCTTTTAGAATCCTATGAATTAACCAAAGACCCTATTTTTAAAAATACGCATCTCCAATTCAAAGAGGTAGCAAACCATTGGACAGAGATTATTTCCTTGTTTGATTCTTTAGGAAAAAAAGGTGACGAACGTTTGTTAAGTGAAATCAAAAACCTCCTCCACACGATTGCTGATTTAGAGTTTTCTGCCATGAGTGATTTGTTAAAATTAAAGGAGGTTTGA
- a CDS encoding LA_2478/LA_2722/LA_4182 family protein, with protein sequence MKKISIFLLILAPFFITAQTVKDAKEFQALSKKMCAKTSECMKEKLKDLPADQRKMIESQFVNGNVCESRYKNYVVEGQKPATNDKPTKKLTKEDLENMKKCAKDMAAFSCADLEEGKVPESCEKFQEEN encoded by the coding sequence ATGAAAAAAATTTCTATTTTTTTACTAATACTCGCCCCCTTCTTCATCACCGCACAAACTGTAAAGGATGCTAAAGAATTCCAAGCACTCTCTAAAAAGATGTGTGCGAAAACCTCTGAGTGTATGAAAGAAAAACTGAAAGACCTTCCTGCCGACCAAAGGAAGATGATCGAATCTCAGTTTGTGAATGGGAACGTCTGTGAATCTCGCTACAAAAACTATGTTGTTGAAGGCCAAAAACCGGCAACGAATGACAAACCAACAAAAAAACTCACCAAAGAAGATTTGGAAAATATGAAAAAATGTGCTAAGGATATGGCGGCATTTTCATGTGCAGACTTAGAAGAAGGAAAAGTGCCAGAGTCTTGCGAAAAATTCCAAGAAGAAAACTAA
- a CDS encoding DUF6935 domain-containing protein encodes MKKTLILTILFLFAAGQAFAQNLTPRNVVVLPSEPTTIEEFKSLQSSIATTPEGAASMLVLAISLYGKNPDLGTKTMTLSVVSKNRQKSNKPSAVDGMDLGNGDKFLLGQLDKYKMLSNGYWKGAEPSNGYTPSLPLTVETYTNPYSGEESSGRIKLFVATRGASSFRPVTVEKDSDGLWRAKEMSSLFVGMMPAK; translated from the coding sequence ATGAAAAAAACCCTTATCTTAACCATTCTCTTTCTGTTTGCGGCAGGTCAGGCCTTTGCTCAGAACCTAACGCCTCGTAATGTGGTTGTTCTTCCTTCAGAACCAACTACAATTGAAGAATTCAAATCATTGCAGTCATCGATTGCAACCACTCCAGAAGGTGCTGCTTCCATGCTTGTACTTGCAATTTCACTTTATGGAAAAAATCCAGACTTAGGTACAAAAACAATGACCCTTTCGGTAGTTTCGAAAAATCGACAAAAGTCCAACAAACCTTCCGCTGTTGATGGAATGGATTTGGGGAATGGTGATAAATTTCTTCTTGGTCAATTGGATAAATACAAAATGTTATCCAATGGTTATTGGAAAGGAGCAGAACCTTCCAATGGATACACTCCTAGTTTGCCTTTGACAGTCGAAACATATACAAATCCTTATTCGGGTGAGGAATCCAGCGGCAGAATCAAACTTTTTGTGGCCACTCGGGGAGCTTCTAGTTTTCGTCCAGTGACCGTGGAAAAAGATTCTGATGGACTTTGGCGTGCCAAAGAAATGAGTTCTTTATTTGTTGGAATGATGCCAGCCAAATAG
- a CDS encoding zinc-dependent alcohol dehydrogenase family protein, with amino-acid sequence MLNKVWEIQGSFGLENLKQTTRDLSESLAPKEVLVRLTATSLNYRDYLMVIGTYNPRQKLPLIPCSDGAGVVEAVGSEVTLWKKGDRVLPIFAQKWMDGSPNMDNLRSTLGGPHDGCLANYGKFSEEGLVATPSHLTDKEAATLGCAGLTAYNAVVNFGGIEPGSDVLCLGTGGVSLFALQFAKMMGARVIITSSSDEKLDRAKTLGADVTINYTNKTNWERDVRKATKMAGADLIIEVGGAGTMQKSMMSVKPYGTIALIGVLAGGESSLSLYPILMQGVKVQGVIVGSRADFEKMNRAIEQNKMKPVVDKVFGWEEVPQALEYLQTGKHFGKVVVSWE; translated from the coding sequence ATGTTAAACAAAGTATGGGAAATCCAAGGATCATTCGGATTAGAAAACCTAAAACAAACGACAAGGGATCTTTCTGAATCACTGGCTCCTAAAGAAGTACTCGTTCGCCTAACAGCAACTTCACTGAATTATCGCGATTATTTAATGGTGATTGGGACATACAATCCTAGACAAAAACTCCCCCTCATTCCATGTTCTGATGGAGCTGGTGTGGTAGAAGCAGTGGGCTCAGAGGTCACTCTTTGGAAAAAAGGAGACCGGGTGCTTCCCATCTTTGCCCAGAAGTGGATGGACGGATCTCCCAATATGGACAACCTTCGTTCCACCCTCGGAGGCCCACATGACGGCTGTTTAGCGAACTATGGAAAATTCTCCGAAGAAGGACTTGTGGCTACCCCAAGTCATTTAACAGACAAAGAAGCTGCCACCTTAGGTTGTGCTGGCCTTACCGCTTACAATGCCGTTGTGAATTTTGGAGGCATTGAACCTGGATCCGATGTCCTTTGTCTAGGCACTGGTGGTGTTTCTTTATTTGCCTTACAATTTGCAAAAATGATGGGGGCAAGAGTCATCATCACCTCATCCAGTGACGAAAAACTAGACCGTGCTAAAACCCTCGGGGCAGACGTTACCATCAACTATACAAACAAAACCAATTGGGAACGAGATGTTCGAAAAGCAACGAAGATGGCCGGAGCTGACCTCATCATCGAAGTGGGCGGAGCTGGCACCATGCAAAAGTCAATGATGAGTGTCAAACCTTACGGAACCATTGCCCTTATCGGTGTTTTAGCTGGAGGTGAATCCAGCCTTTCCCTTTACCCCATCCTCATGCAGGGTGTCAAAGTCCAAGGTGTGATTGTTGGCAGCCGTGCCGATTTTGAAAAAATGAATCGGGCCATCGAACAAAACAAAATGAAACCCGTTGTGGACAAAGTGTTCGGTTGGGAGGAAGTCCCACAAGCATTGGAATATTTACAAACAGGAAAACATTTTGGAAAAGTTGTGGTGAGTTGGGAATGA